From the Cololabis saira isolate AMF1-May2022 chromosome 24, fColSai1.1, whole genome shotgun sequence genome, the window ACTTCTGATCAGTGTAATCCAGCAACAAAGGGGGGCGGGGGGCTCTAAACACAGCACAGTGGAGGTGTCAACGTGAAAATAGGAAGCACAAACTACTCACCATGGAGTCGGGGATTTCAGGGAGACGCTCAAAATCTTCTACTTCCTCTGTAAGTAAAAGGGAATGTCAAAGTTAGCAGGGGAAGACCaggcagggaaaaaaaacaaaagtaagaGCTCTGTTTGTCCAAATCTTCCTTCGAttacatgaagaaaaaaaaaggtgcagcaAAAGAAATTACAGTTACTCGATACACGGTTGCGTGCTGTGTGGAAATACAGATAGAATGAACTTGCAAAGAAATTCAGCAGAAATTTGCAGCTGGTTTGTTTTGAAGCACTGAGTTATCTTACGCAACATCTGCCCAACAGGGGAAATAACCTGCATTCCTGTCTAACAGTGTGTCAGGACATCAGCTTTGTTCCGACTTACCAGGTAATAACCTGTAACTGTAGAGACAAAAAATGACTGATCATAGTTTTGTTGATTTATAGATCTGTTTTAATGGTGCCAACAATTTACAGAGTTCATTGATAATCAGAGAGAATGCATTTTTATCAAGACactgatgggtggatggatggatggatacctCTCCATCCATGGATGGGTGGAAGAAATCATCTGGCTCAAACAAGCCTGACCAATAATGCAGAAGATCTTCAAACAAAGGTGAGGCTGGCATCTAGTGGCGATATTGCAGAATGCAACCAAGTGATTGCCACTTGATATAAACATAGCTGTGGACACATTTGTTGGTGCCTTCCctttaaaaggaagaaaaaaacactgatcGCATGAGTCAGTGTTCATTAAATTATCTattattacttttgtcagtttcaaatTATTTCAGTGACCGTTATGGgtttttctatctttttttatttttaatggagCCAACAAGTTTGTCTAAGTCTGCACAATATACTGGCATAATAAACAGCAAACCAAAGGTGATAAAGATGATAAAAGTCAAAGTATTTCTAAGGGTTTTCTTGTATTAATGTTGCAAAGTATTATTATGTTTCACAATTTTTCACATTTGCAAGATTTTTTTCCTTGCAATCCAAAGAGACTTTTGATCGCTCTTTCTTTGTAAAAGAATAACGCTAACGGCTCAAAATAGTCTGGTAAATAACGTACCAGGTGTGCATGGATACTGACACAGGAAAACGCTTCAACACAAACGCACAAAAGGTTGCCTTCATTAGTGTTAAACAATGCTGAACGAGTATGAAGTAAGCCGAGGATGACACTGTTCAGCTGCAAGAACGTCTTCTCTTCTCATTTAATGTTGCTGTGTTCCTCCACTGGTGATCTTGTTaagtctgtttttcttttcttttctttctcctttgcTGTCTCCttctacttttatttatatacagtaaGCATGTAGCGAAAGTAGTAGGCTCCCACACTTTTCATGCTGCACTCGTGCTGCTAATCACAAGAGTGCTATAGGGAATATCAGCAACTCATTATTATCTAATCAGGAAACTCCTGAAGACTCTGTTTTCAGCTGAGTCCCTGAGAGTTAATTTGTGGTACCAAACCCAAACGATTCAGCATTGACTTCATGCAATTACCAGAAAGAATTCAATTGGCTCAGATGAGCTCAAGCAGCCCTTCATGAAGATAACAGTGTCATAACCTCTGGAGAAGATGTTGTTTGTCTATCAAATGCTGGTTTTAAAGTTAGTTTGATCGAAGAACTACAAAAGCTGACCTGGACAATAATTGTTTACACtctattttcctttctttccacGTGCACCGTCCTTTCAAACAAAGAATTGCACCAGCACAAGGCAGGCTGCATTCCCAAGTCTTAATTATAACATATTGCAAGAGACCTATTTTTCATCCCATTAGCACCCACGAAGGCTCCAAATAATAATGTTGACTGAGGAACACAGTCTCCAAAGTCTAATGACCATTCTAGGCGTTTTATGGAGCTAGGAGGGTGGGCAAAGAAAACAGCCTCATGGGAGAAGAAGATCAAGTTTCGGGAAGAAAACAGTCGTTCGGCTAGGAAATGAGAGAAAATAAAGTTCATCTAATTTCCCTTGGCATGTGCATGTCTGAAAAATGGGAAATCTGTGTGAAATGTAAGTTGAAAAACAGAATGTAATGACTTGGAAATCTTATAATCCCTTATTCTGTTCTCAACAgatcacagaaaacacaaaatcttgaaagtgagacattttaTAATCGCATAAAAATGTTTAGTTCATTTTAAAATTGATGTGAGCATCACATCAAAAAAGAATTGGGATTATGGTAAGTAGGTGCTACTAAAGCATGTATTTGAAGATGATCCACAACAAATCAAAATTTGAAATTATTTGCAGAAACTACTTCAGTGAAGGATTTGGATCTCTCAGCAAAACATTGCTACAGTAAACCACACACTGCATCCATTAAAGTTGCAAGACAGGAGCTGGAATGACCCGCGTCCAACTGAAAGCATCTGGTACATCAGGACACAAAAAAAGAGCCGGGAACTAGCCTGTACTGGACAAAAATGAGACAACATTCTCCTAAAACTACAGGAACTGGTCTCCACGGTCCCCAGAATTATTTAGACTTGTTAAAAGAAGACACAACAGTGAATAGGGCTAACTTTTTTAAAGACACGCTTAtaccatcaaattaaaaatgacctttttctcaacaaacaatgtgaaacaataaaaacaaaatatgattAGGACattgttcaaatatttttttaaagacttaGATTGTCTAATTTGGGGATTTCTTGAATGCATGCTCTGAGTCAGCTGATAATACTGACAAGGTAGTTTCACAACTTACATAATAACTATAACTGGTATGGCATCAGCTTTAGGTAACAAGGTAACAcggcgccatctagtggacaaAAGTCTGAAGTTCAGCCTCATGAACGGTTTCTTATTATGTGTCTTTGACAAAGGCGACGGTATCAAACGTATTTATTTCACAGCTGTGGAGAGTTGAGTAAATTTCACTGTCTGTAAAGTTGGTGAATAACTAATGAATTCTGCATGAGAGAAATGTAAATGATGAAGTTTATTAAGAACAACACTAAATGCAGAACATGTTTATAGAAATACCACCTGACGACTGTCCTCAATAAAAACTATTATATTGCAGGAAGCATTGAGCGATTTGATATGAAGCAATTTTGATGAAAGTGTGTAATAAAATAAGACAATATTAAGTTATAGGATatataaatcattaaaaaaaggtCAGATAAGTTGTCTTTAATGGCACATAAATCCTAAAATAACTGAAGTTACAACAATAAACAGTGGGTCATTGTTAACTTTGATAACGCTGAGCGGCTGTCACTGATTAGCACATAAGTGTAGCAACAACACATATGCTAAAAAAAACCAAGAGTACCAGGTCTATGTGTGatttatgttaataaaataagacaaaactATTATTAAAAGTGAAGTTAGttttgtttacttttatttacttACTTTAAGCGTTGACCAGCATCTGAAGTGACGCAGCGCAGACGGACCACCTGCTGAGTGATGTGCGGATCAATACTGACATATCAATACTTCCGATACCAGGTCTGTATGCTCTAAAATCaattctcaaatgaaaatgtcGATACTTTTGATAATTTGATAATTTGTGGTAATGTATCATTAAttagtaactaaactattcagattttgtctaaatgacaatgtgctggtaggaactactttttttcattttcatttttatagtagttcttatttttgatttttattttatttttttatttattctaatggttttattcatttactaagatttttttgtgatggaaacacctttttcagactttttttttgtttttctgttgtggTAATAGCTCGGCTATATTGTGAATGAAGCCGCTACCTCAGtatacttctgactttaaaataaatagctaaataagttACTCTGGTGTATTTTATCCTTAAGCTATCTAAAATACAGCAAATGATTTATATTTACCGGGcacattaggtgtatttgcacaatgCATCGGTATCGAATCAGTATCACCAATACCCGAATTTTACTTAATCGGATCGGAAAGGAAAGCGGTGGTATCGAACATCACTAAGTACTAGATGTAAAGTTTTGTAGCGCCGTAGTTCTTAGGTTTTAACTTTCCAAATATaaccaattaaaaataaatgtatttaagctTTGCCATGTATGTGTAGTAATGCCATGTATGTGTAGTAATGATGTTGGATGTTGTCAAATAAATCCATTTATAGCTTGTGTTCATCTCTCTTCATGGCATATTTATTTTTAGTGTTTCTTGACAAAATGTGGTCCTTTGTGTCCAAAGTCTGACTAAAACATCTTGGACCAAGGGTTTTACAGAGGCAGCTGTCATTGTAAACTCCTAAAAGACACTGATAGATTGCTTTTTCTAATAATCTTGACCATCAACTGATGATGACCTATAATTTTGTAGATAATAATGAGTTACAAGAAAAAAGACATCTTACACTAACAGTTGACTTGTTAATAAGTGCTTTTTCTGATCAAATGTGGATGTTTTTCTTCTGAAAATGATGGaaataatcacaaaaataaCAACAGCCCCTTTCGACGATTAACTCAAATAATAATTACTGGATTTGGGCAACTGCTGATAGAGATAATGAGTCAGTGCTGCCAAAACCGAATTATAGTACAGACAACCTGAAACTATTGTTTTCAGGTTGAATTAATCACACGCTATACGACAACAGATGAGAAACAAGTTTGCAATGTTTTCTGACGTCGTGGGGCGAGGGACTAAGGAGGCCTGTCTGAGTGAGAGAGGAAAGATCAGAAACAAATTAATCTGCTAAATCTGATTCCAAATCAGaccaatggggaaaaaatagttGTGAGTGGCTTTGTGAAGTTATCATACAGTACAGAAGTCAAAATGATCATACAAATATGATAATTATTGTACATTTGGCAACTTCATGGTCCTCCATTACATTAAAAGTGGAGTACTTCGTTATGAATCAATTACAGAAACATGGCtgattcttttttcatttgtttcaattttagctcATCGTTAATTTACCAGTACATAATCACTCACATAATGAATTGTTTGTCCTACGTTCCTGTGTAACCAAGTCCATTTCTGTTATTGTTACGGATAATCTTTCACCACAGTGAGAAAATGTGTCAGAAAACCACAGATGGCCTTTGCAACGGGGCGTTTCTTTAAATTCAAGCTCAAGCTTTTACGAGGCGCATTTCCACTTGACACAGACAGCAGATAAAGTTGTGTGGTGCATGCGGGTGACAACAGGAAGTTCATACAAGAAGCATGAAGGTGTCTTGTGCCCAGTCGTACACCTCACCAACAACTAACACAAACGTGAGTGAATGGTCTGATATTCataaaaacctgaaaaagaGCATCCCTCCACATAACATAGTTGGTGGGGGTTGGGATTAAAAATAGTGGTTTTGAGAAAATACTGAAAATATCAGTATAACCAGAGAAGGCTGTTTACTTTAAAACCCAAACAGCAGGCACTTCAAGAACAAGTCAAGTTCTTttaagaaaaatatttattctgGTGGAAATTTTCCTCTACAACATAAATGAACTAAGGTGCATTTGATTTTAACGACTCAAGACGGCAGATCCTGTTCCAACTCACAGGGACGACATGAAACGAGCAGCAGATGCTGCACAAAACAGCTCTAGGATTTCTTTAAGCTGTGCTGCTGTGCACTTTGGTGAGATACAGCACGTTCTCCTTCTGAATGAAGACGTCGTATGGCTCAATGTCCTCTTCCTACAAAAGGACAGAGTGGTTAAGAGAAAAGTCTCTAGGGTATATTGCACGTGGACAAAAATGCAGGCTTCATTTCAAAGAGGACCATACCGGCTGAGGGTGGATCGTTATGGGCACTTCTTGTCGTCTGATGACACAAAAGCAGCACATGAAAAgttcaaaaaacaaatacttGCATCAGCCATCACACAAATCTATAGGTGCATGAACACAAGACATTTTGGACTTCTGCTTTCTGTGGGTTGTGGGCGACACCTCGTGAATTGACCTCTCGCTTCCACATTTGGAAACGCTACTCGTCTGTGTGCTTCTTGGTCTGCAACTATTCCTGCAGGTTTTTGGCTTGTGTCAAAGTAAACCAGGAAACCTTTACTGGAATGATATCAGATGATAAAAAGGTCTCACTATAACCTTCATCCATAcatttatctcttatcttaccTATGGTGGAAAATTCTCCTGCAGATAACTCCCAGGATGAGTCCAGATATGCTGATGATTAGGAGGACAGTCAGGCCAATTATTGTATACAGAAATGTCTTTCTTTTGTAAGACATTTCTGTCGAGCTTGTTGGGTCTTTATTctctgtatttaaaaaaaagaaatattttttgttATAATAGCCAGTGGACTGAAAAGAGTGTCCTTAAATAGATTAGTTTTTACCTTGAACAGTGATGTTGAGCTGTAGAGTGTATATTCCATCATAAAGTGTACACTCACAGGTGAAGCTCCCACTATCTGCTGGTGTTAAATTGTCCAGGTGCAGAAACACAGTCTGATTTATCGTCTTAAGTGTGAACCTGGAGTCACAGTTGTGTTTAAAGCCTCGTGGGTGTCGGTAAAGCAGGTAACACTCTTTCCCTCGGCTCATCTCTGTGCTGTTCTTACACATTATCATTGTGATCTCGTGAGTTTCATTGCTGCATATCGGAGTCAAATCTGGTTGTTCGCTGATGATTTTCAGCAGCGGATCCCGAGATTCTGCAGAAAATTAAAGAAGAGGTCATGGGCAGCATGTAGTGGTCTTGAAGCTGTTAAATCCATCTTTACATTTGATCTTTTGCACCAAAATAAGTAAAACACAAACTATTCTGACAGTCCGCAAACAACACAGGAAAGAAATATGAGGACATCATAATAGTCAGAAAACCACAGAGGTTCATCACATGGTCTTAAATCAAGGATAAAAAGTATCTTTTGAGCGGTACCTTTGCTGTGAGAATAAGCGCTGAGTGGCAGAAGCAGAACGAAGCAGAGTTTCCATGGATCCATCTAAACGACAGTGGGCTGGTATAGTGAACTGTGCTGTGAGGTTGAGACTGAGCACGCCCATTTCTACTTCTCGTCAGCAAACAAAACCTCAGAGCCTCCGGTCTCAGAAAGACTGGAGTGAGGCCCTCTACAATGAAGGAAGTGTACGAGTTTGCAGAGCCAGACTATttctggtcatgtgacatcTTAAGGTGGATTTTAATGATTCCCTCTGGCCACTGAGTGTAAACTAtaccatctgcagcagcaacagcttcaTTTTACACCCAGATCAGCATTTAGATATTCAGTAAATTGAACAACTGACAACAGATTAAGTCAATAGTTTCAACTATTCATTTATTAAATCATTCATCAACTGTGGTCTTTCATTTAAAATTCAAAAAAAGCATATTTCCATTAAAGTCATACAAGGAATAAaatctttataaaataatgatcaAATGTTGAGCGACATGCAGATGTTTTTCAAGGACATCTGTGCATTTGCATGATCAGATTTGAAGGTTTTGGTCCTCCACTGTTTGGCAGCAGAGTAAATCCTACTCCATCTCCGCCTGGAGGGCCGGGTTTGGTCGAGTCTCGTCTGTCACCTGCAAGAAATACAAAAATTTAAGTTGTGATGGTAAAATAAATAGCAGAGGACAAATGCAGTACAGTAGGTGCATCATTGTACCGTGTATGTTACTGTGCTGTAGTAAGAATTCGTTGTCGTCATGGTTACCAGTTTTctctctctgaaaaaaaaatcagtttagaaaaatgattaaaaataataacagtttttaaatgttttgtccACGAAGGACTCTACATGCAAACAAAAGTCTAGAACAGTAGGAAAATATCAAAAGTCTTGTGATTTTTCCTCTCTTACCCACGACAGACACTCCCGCAGAAAACTCCCAGAGTGACTCCAGTTAATATGATAAGGACAGTCAGGCCAATTATTGTATAAAAGTAAGACATTTCTGTCGAGCTTGTTGTGTCTGTCTTctctgtatttaaaaaaaaagaaatatttttgTTATAATAGCCAGAGAACTGAAAAGAGTGTCTTGAAATAAATTAGTTTTTACCTTTAACAGTGATGTTGAGGTGTAGAATATATGTTCCTTCATAAAGTGAACACTCACAGGTGAAGCTCCCACTATCTGCTGGTGTTAAATTGTCCAGGTGCAGAAACACAGTCTGATTTATCGTCTTAAGTGTGAACCTGGAGTCACAGTTGTGTTTAAAGCCTCGTGGGTATCGGTAAAGCAGGTAACACTCTTTCCCTCGGCTCATCTCTGTGCTGTTCTTACACACTATCATTGTGATCTTCTGAGTTTCATTGCTGCATATCGGAGTCAAATCTGGTTGTTCACTGATGATTTTCAGCAGCGGATCCCGAGATTCTGCAGAAAATGAAAGAAGAGGTCATGGGCAGCACGTAGTAGTCTTGTAGCTGTTAAATCCATCTTTACATTTGATCTTTTGCACCAGAATAAGTAAAACAGAAACTATTCTGTCAGTCCGCAAACAACACAGGAAAGAAATATGAGGACATCATGATAGTCAGAAAAAAGGTCAGAAAAACACAGAACCTCCTCACATGGCCTTAAATCAAGGATAAAATTTATCTTTTGAGCGGTACCTTTGCTGTGAGAACAAACGCTGAGTGGCAGAAGCAGAACGAAGCAGAGTttccatggatccatcctggTCTGCAAAGTGTACCGTGAGACTGAAGCTCATCTGTTGGCACTTCTCTAGAGCTCACCAAACCTCAGAGCCTCTGTTCTCACAAAGACAAGAGCCGAGGGAGACAGCCTGGCTTCTACGGAAGTCTGCCTCTTTCGGAAAGGAAACAGTGATCTAAtacaaatgaacaaataaatcTATTGTAGCTGTAAAAAAATGAAGCTTTACCACCATTACACTTAAATCTAATGAACTTTGTGTTACACTGCATTCATTAAATGTGATGGCAAAAAGCTTCAGAGGATCTTCTCAACCGTTACGGAGTGGTGGCGATGCAGCCGCTCCTCAGTGGACCCTGCGGTTTACAGCAACAGTGAGTCAGTCGGCATAGAAACCCACATTCacatgtccaactttacagcagaaataaacatgtttacagcCGGTTTATTCTCCAGAGGTAGATTTTAACATCTGTGACAGCTGCATGAGGGGTGACTCTTTTACCCTGCAGTCCCACCACTGCTCACATGAAGCCTCAGTGCACGTGAGGCCTGCTCCACCAGGAGTCCCTGCTTGTGGTAGCTGAGGTAAGGCCGGTGTTTTCCATCTGGCTGCCACCCATCTGCCCAAATCTGGATCAGCTGAGGCTGGGGAGACTCAGCTCCCGTCCAAATGGGATTCTGCATACTGTAGGTCCAAAAAACACAACTCAAATTCCccctaaagaaacattttgtccAGCTCCTTTTATACAGTCTCGCCGTCGCTGAAAACAACCCTCGTATTAACGAATTTAACGTTCTTGTCTAGTGAAGGTAACAAGATCAACTGAAGGGCACGCAGCTATGGTCCAAGTATGTCTCTAAAGTCCATTCATTAGTTTGCATATCTCGAGGATCAGATAAAATAAATACCCCCGGCTGAATTTGGCCTCTAGTCTCGAGCTTTGGGGTTCAAGCTCGACATGTAAACCACAGAGAAATACCATGTGGTGCCACATTTATGTCTCAGATGGGCCACAAATGTCGGGGACCATCAAGAGTTTCATTAAAAATccaaaaaatacatatattggAAACTCAAAAGTGCAAGACATGACTTTTTATTGATCTCCAAGGTCGAAATTCAAGAATTATTTAAATTAAGAGACTAGACCACATGTGTCAAATTCAAGGCCCGCGGGCCAGAGTGTCATTTTATGTGACCTGCCTAGGGTccccacccgtcccttgaaatacagaattgttacgtaattgggaattaaaagttgcgttccgtattgaaccaatacggaacgcagttgattccgtatttcacaattgtcccatgcacgtctgtcacacacacacacacacacacgaacatgaactaacaataatgaacaaaataaaagacaggatatattaaagacagcaaATGTAAAATTTTACATGTCATACATGTTCTTTGCagctcagttttattttttct encodes:
- the LOC133425088 gene encoding uncharacterized protein LOC133425088, with the protein product MDPWKLCFVLLLPLSAYSHSKESRDPLLKIISEQPDLTPICSNETHEITMIMCKNSTEMSRGKECYLLYRHPRGFKHNCDSRFTLKTINQTVFLHLDNLTPADSGSFTCECTLYDGIYTLQLNITVQENKDPTSSTEMSYKRKTFLYTIIGLTVLLIISISGLILGVICRRIFHHRRQEVPITIHPQPEEDIEPYDVFIQKENVLYLTKVHSSTA